In Bacteroidales bacterium, the genomic stretch AAACAAGGAAGCTTTGCTGTGGGCGGGACAGTGATTAGTAATCCCGGCACATTTAACCCTTATACTCGAACACCTGCGGGACAGACCTTTCATGGCGACCATGCGTACATCGTCTATCAGATCCCGGAGAAACCCCGCAAGTTTCCTTTAGTATTCTGGCACGGTTTTGGGCAGTTCTCTAAGACATGGGAAACCACCCCCGACGGACGGGAAGGCTTTCAAAATATTTTCCTGAGGCGTGGTTTCGGGGTATATCTCATCGATCAGCCGCGAAGAGGTAATGCTGGTCGCAGTACCGTGGCAGCAACTATCACGCCTACAGCCGATGAGCAGGAGTGGTTTGGTACATTTCGCATTGGTATATGGCCCGATTATTTCCCGGGTGTTCAGTTCGCAAAAGATCCGGAAACGCTGAACCAATATTTTCGTCAAATGACACCCAACACCGGGCCTTTTGACATGGAAGTGATTTCGGATGCCGTTTCTGAACTTTTTAACAAAATCGGGCAAGGAATCCTCGTTACTCACTCGCAATCAGGTGGTCCCGGTTGGCTGACAGCTGTTAAAAATCAGCAGGTAAAAGCTGTCGTAGCTTATGAACCCGGCAGCAATTTCATCTTCCCGGAAGGAGAAGTGCCTCCTCCCATACATAGTTCTGCAGGCCCGTTGGCGGCGATTGGCGTACCGATGTCTGATTTTATGAAGCTCACGAAGATCCCAATCATCATTTACTATGGGGATAATATCCCCGACCAACCGATGGGAAATCCAGGCCAGGACGGTTGGCGTGCACGTCTTGAAATGGCCAGATTGTGGAGAGATGCCGTGAACCGGTACGGCGGTGATGTAACCGTGGTACATTTGCCCGAAATAGGCATCCATGGGAATACACACTTTCCATTTTCGGATCTGAACAATGTAGAAATCGCGGACTTATTATCTAAATTTCTGCATGATAAAGGTTTGGATTGATATGCCGACTTTCCTCCCTCTATATAATCCCTTCTCCCCAATTGTGCGAGGGGGCGAAAATTCGCGTAAATCCGTCGCATTCGCTTTTATCTGCGTGCAATTAAATAGTATAATCCCGTAACTTTGAATAAAAATCAGAATATGTGTAAGCGTTTCAATAAGATTAAAAATTCATTACTGATATGCATTCTGCTGGTGACCATCATTTCCTGTCAGCCGTATGCCGATCATCCGAAAGCTGTCCAAACCGCGCAGCTAAACCTGGAAGAAATAACAATTACCCAACTGCAGCAAGGTTACAGGGAAGGTAAATTTACCATTACTGACGTTGTCGAAGCTTACCTGGAACGCATCGATGCGATAGATAAAAATGGTCCACAACTTAATTCAATTATCGTCATAAACCCGGATGCCCTGCAAATTGCAGCGGAATTAGACAAAGAGATGGCAGCCGGAAAAACCAGGGGGCCTTTGCACGGAATTCCCATTATCCTGAAAGATAATATTGATACACGCGATAAAATGGCAACTACGGCCGGAGCCACTGCCTTAAGGAATTCCTATCCCCTTAAAGACAGTTGGGTTGCCAAAAAATTAAAGGAAGCGGGGGCAATTATTATCGCAAAATCTAATCTGAGTGAGTGGGCAAACTTCCGTGCCAGCTTATCTTCGAGCGGCTGGAGCGGAGTCGGGGGACAGACCAAAAATCCTTATGTGCTCGACCGGAACCCTTGCGGCTCAAGCTCCGGCTCAGGGGTGGCCGTGTCAGCTAATCTCTGCGCACTGGCTATCGGAACGGAAACTGACGGATCGATTGTCTGTCCGTCCAATAACAATGGCATTGTCGGGCTTAAACCAACTGTCGGACTGATCAGCCGTTCGGGGATCATTCCCATCTCTTTCACACAGGATACACCAGGGCCAATGGGCCGCACGGTGGAAGATGTGGCAATAAGCCTGGGCAGTTTAACCGGAATTGATTCGACAGACAGTAAAACACTGAATTCGGCAGGAAATTATCAAACCGATTATACTCAATATTTAAAAAAAGACGGACTCAAAGGCAAGCGCATCGGGCTTCTTAAGGAATCCATGGGGTTTCATTATAAAGTGGATATCCTGATGGATCAAACTGTTGCTTACTTAAAAAGCCAGGGAGCAGAAGTAATTGAATTGGAATTTGCTTTGCCTGCCGCGGTGGAAAAGGCTTCTTTACGGGTCTTGTTTTTCGAATTTAAAGACGGGCTAAATAAGTATTTTACAAGCCTGGGAAATGATTCAATCGTAAAGAGCCTTAGTAAATTGATCGCTTTCAATAAATCAGATTCAACAGAACTCAGGTATTTTGATCAGAAATTACTGGAAATGGCTGAAGAGAAAGGAGACCTGGAATCACCGGAATATATGGAAGCATTGGCCACGATGCTGAAAGGTACGAGGGAAGAAGGCATTGACAAACTCATGAATGAGTACAGTCTTGATGCAATCATGGTACCGACAGGATCCCCGGCCTGGAAAACAGACCTTGTCGATGGTGACCATTACATGGGTGGAAACTCTTCATTTGCTGCAATAGCCGGTTATCCGAACATCACGGTCCCTATGGGATTTATTGATGAATTGCCGGTTGGCGTTTCCTTTTTCGGAAGGGCATGGAGCGAACCAATCCTGCTGGAAATCGCTTACGGGTTTGAACAGGGCACGAAAATCAGGAAAGCTCCGAAATTTATAAAGACTGATTAATTATTAACTCCTAATTTTGAAATATAAATATTGTCGGATGACATGGAATTAACATCAGGAGATATAAAACTCAGGGGATTTTATAAAACTGATTGTGATAGATTGGCAGAACTTGCCAATAACGAGAATATCAGCCGTAATCTCAGGGATGGCTTTCCCCACCCCTACACCCTTGAGCATGCTGAAGAGTTCATTGTTTTTCAAAAATCTATATTCAAGCAGGATAAGTTATGGAACGAGATAAGATTTGCTAAAATTAACGGTTCTTAAATAAATAGTATGTCTGCAAAAAAGAAAAATCACAAAGTAGATTCAAAAGAAGTAGGATTAGAATTAGGGTTATTGGTATTTAAGTTTTTCCTGAAAACTGAGTATTTGCATTATGGGTATTTTATTGACGGGCTTGAGGCAGATGCTGCTAATCTTAAGAAAGCCCATGAAAATTATGCTGAATTGTTATTTTCTCATATTCCCAAAGGCACAAAAACAATATTAGATGTCGGATGCGGCTCCGGAAAAACAGCTCAGCAACTGTTAGCAAAAGGCTTTAAAGTTGATTGTGTATCACCCAGTCAGATTTTGACAGCCTATGCAAAGAAGTTATTGGGCGATAAGGTTGATTTCTTTCAGTGTAAATTTGAAGACATTATCACGGATAAAAAATATGACCTGGTATTGTTTAGTGAAAGCTTTCAATACATCCCTATGGATAAATCTATCCCAAGAGCACTTGAACTTTTAAATCCAGGCGGTTATATTATGGTTAGTGACTTTTTTAACGCTGATCCTGATGGAAAATCCAAATTGGGTGGAGGGCATGATTATTATCAATGGCTTAAATTCAAAGAATCCTATGCCATAAAAACATTAGTCGAAAAAGACATTACTGCGGAAACCTCATTAACTATCGATATTGTCAATCAATTAAATACAGAAGTTTTGAAGCCTGTCTGGACTTCTGCCTGGGCACTGGGCGAAGATCGTTTTCCTGCCATTATAAAATTTGTCAGAAAGTTTTATAAGAAAAAAATCAGTAAGATGGAGAATAAACATTTTACAGGCCAAAGGAATGGTGAACTTTTCAGGAAATATAAGAAATACATGTTCTACCTGTTTCAAGCTGGGAAATGAAAAATTGCACTGAACCAATGGAAAGAAAAAAAGTCATCATTGTAGGTGGGGGATTTGCAGGTATACAACTGATTGAACACCTGGACCAGGATTTGTTTGATGTTTTGCTCATCGACAAACTAAACCATCACCAATTTCAGCCTTTATTCTATCAGGTTGCCACTTCACAGTTGGAACCAAGCAGCATTTCTTTCCCGTTCCGGAAAATATTCCAGGAAAGGAAAAATACGCAGATCAGGATGGCTGAAGTGTTGAGTGTTGATCCGCCTTCAAATACCATCAGCACTAGTATCGGAAGCTTTAAATATGACTTCCTGGTATTAGCCACCGGGTGTAAAACCAACTTTTTTGGAATTGAAAGCCTGGAGAAAAACACGTTCAGCCTGAAGACAACCTATGATGCTATAAAAATAAGAAACACTATTCTTCAAAGTTTTGAAGACCTGTTGTCTATTGATGAAAGTGAAAAAGAGTACCTGCTGAACATTGTCATAGTAGGTGCCGGGCCAACAGGTGTTGAATTGGCCGGTGCTTTTGCCGAGATCAAAAAAAACATCCTGCCTAAAGACTATCCATTAATCGATTTTAAAAATCTTAAAATTATTTTGCTGGAAGGAAGTGGCCATACGCTCAACAGCATGAGCAACATGGCAAGAAATACTTCTGAGAAATATTTGAAAACCATGGGTGTTATCGTAAAAACCAATGTATTTGTGAGTGATTACGATGGAAAAATAATAACGCTGAATAATGGTGAGTCCATAAAAACCAGGCGTGTAATATGGGCTGCCGGTGTTACCGGGAATATCATCAAAGGAATTGATAAAAAAGTTATAGTTCTGAATGGCCGCATGATTGTTGACAGGCATAACCTGGTAAAAGGCTGTTCGAATATTTATGCTATAGGTGATATAGCTTATATGGAAACACCTGCTTACCCCAAAGGTCATCCCCAGGTTGCCAATGTAGCCATCAACCAGGCCAGGAACCTGGCAAAAAATCTTAAATCATTGCTGAAAAATAAGCCGCTACGGGAATATGAATACAGAAATATGGGTTCAATGGCTACGATAGGTAAAAATAAGGCTGTCGTCGATCTGCCATTCATCCGGTTTCAGGGATATTTCGCCTGGTTTGTATGGATGTTCCTGCACCTGATGCTGATATTAAGCATCCGGAATAAACTGATTGTCTTTTTTAACTGGGCCATAAACTATTTCACAAAGGACACTTCACTTAGATTGATATTGCAGGAGAAGAACCAGGATAAATAAGTTCAAAGTTCAAAGTTCAAAGTTCAAGTTCAAAGGTTTTAAGTTCATCTTTGCACTTTGAACCTTGCATTTTGAACTGAAATCCATCCCTCCATGCCTCCATGCTTCCTTTGAAAAGTAAAAATAAAATTTCAAGTGATGAGAAAACTTATTTTATTTTGAAATCCACATAAAAAATATTTTATCTTTGTTCATTATTATATAAGAATTATTCTTATTTAAGAAGTGTTCCATGAAAACTGATCGGATAAAAAGCCTTCTTCAGAACAATGGCTTGAAAGTCACGCCCCAGCGCCTGGCTGTTCTCGAAGCAGTGAGCGAATTGAAAAACCACCCTACGGCAGACCAGATTAATGAATACATCAGGACTAATCACCCTAACATCGCAACGGGAACGGTTTACAAGACTCTTGAGACCTTTGTCGGCAAAGGAATGATAAAAAAGGTCAAGACCGAAAAAGACATCATGAGATACGATGCCATCCTTGAAAAGCATCACCATTTATATAGTTCTGAATCGGAACGGATTGAAGATTTTTACGACCAGGAACTTAATCAATTGATCGACAACTATTTCAAAAACAAGGATATCCCCAATTTTAAGATTGAGGACATCAAACTTCAGATCATCGGGAAGTTTACCGATTCGAAAAACTTTAAAAATCACACTTAATTAATCATTTAAAAATATATAAACATGGCAAAGAAAAAACTGACCACAGCTTCAGGCAGGCCATTCTTCGAGAATGAAGACAGTATGACCGCCGGCCCAAGGGGCCCAATCCTCTTACAAGATTTTCACCTGCATGAAAAACTTGCCCATTTCAACCGCGAAAGGATTCCCGAACGGGTTGTCCACGCAAAAGGAACAGGCGCATTCGGTAAATTCACCATTACCTATGATATCACAAAGTTCACCCGCGCTAAATTGTTCAGTAAAGTTGGCAATGAATGCCGCATACTTATCCGTTTCTCTACAGTTGGCGGTGAAAAAGGCAGTGCCGATACCGAACGGGACCCCAGGGGGTTTGCCGTGAAGTTTTATACGGAAGAAGGTAACTGGGATCTGGTCGGAAATAATACCCCGGTATTTTTTCTCAAAGACCCCAAGAAATTTCCCGACTTCATTCATACACAAAAGCGTGACCCGAAAACCAATCTGAAAAGCCCCACCATGATGTGGGATTTCTGGAGTCTGAACCCGGAAAGCCTCCACCAGGTAATGATCCTCTTCAGTGATCGCGGGACACCTTATAGTTACCGTAACATGCATGGTTTCGGCAGTCATACTTTCTCAATGATCGATGCAAAAAACGAAAGGGTATGGGTAAAATTCCATCTAAAAACACAGCAGGGAATCAAAAACTTTTCTGGTCCACAGGCCGATGAAATGCGTGGCAAAGATCCGGACTGGGCGCAGCGCGACCTGGTTGAAGCCATCGGCAAAGGCGATTTCCCGAAATGGAACATGAAAATCCAGGTAATGACTGAAGCCCAGGCAAAGACTTTCCGCTGGAACCCGTTTGATCTTTCGAAAATATGGCCGCACTCAGAGTATCCATTGATAGATGCCGGTGTCCTGGAACTCAATGAAATTCCGGCAAACTATTTTGCCGATGTGGAACAAGCCGCTTTCGCACCTTCCAACACCATCGACGGTATAGGCTTGTCGCCGGATAAAATGTTGCAGGGCCGTATCCTGGCTTATCCCGATGCACATCGTCACCGCCTGGGACCGAATTTCGAGCAAATCCCCGTTAACCGACCCATTTCCCCGGCACATAACCACCAGCGGGATGGTATGATGAGCGTGGATGGCAATGGTGGCAGCAGTCCCAATTATTTTCCGAACAGCTTTGACGATATCGTGGCTGATCCAAACTATAAAGAACCACCTTTAAAGCTCGGATGGGATGTTGCTGATACTTACAACCGCAACGAAAATGACGACGACCATTTCACTCAGCCCGGATTGCTTTTCAGGAAAGTTATGACTGAGCAGGAACGCCATAACACGATCAATAATTTTATCGGTGCGATGAGTGGCGTTGCCGGTCCTAAGCGGGATGAAATCATTTTACGGCAATTGAACCATTTTCATAAGGCAGATGCTGAACTTGCCGCAAAAGTGGCGCAAGGACTTAATTTTACCTTTAAGCCCTGACCGTTTTATTTGAAGCTGTCTCAAAAGTATTTTTTACTGCTTAGGCGCTGAGTCGCAGAGAAGGTTAAATTCTTCCCCGCTACCATGCCCCCATGCCTCTGAATTATCCACTATATTCTGAACATTTTTTTAATTGAAATGTTCTATGATCATTATTTAATACTTTGAAAAACTAATACAATGAAAAAAACACCGTTGTTTCTTACAATGATCATTTCCCTGGCATTCAGCATGCCATTTACAAAGGCACAACATGTCACAGGCCCCTTTCAGCTTACCCCGCTGCCCTATGCCTATGATGCCCTGGAACCGTATATTGACGCCCAAACGATGGAGATCCATCACACAAAGCACCTGCAGGCATATGTAAACAACCTGAACGCAGCCGTCAAAGGCACTGAAGCCGAAAAGATGACGCTGGAACAGATTATGGCCAGTACCAAAAAGTTCGATATAAAGGTCCGCAATAATGTTGGGGGCGTTTATAACCATAATCTTTATTTTGCCAATCTTTCTCCAAAGGGGGGCGGGCAGCCGACCGGTGAGCTCGCAACAGCCATTAAAATCGCTTTCGGGAATTTTGACAACATGAAGACCCAGCTCAACAACGCCGGGCTCACCCGCTTTGGTTCAGGCTGGGCTTGGCTTTATGTTACGAAAGATCACAAGCTGGCTATTTGTTCGACACCAAACCAGGATAATCCCTTGATGGACATTGCCGAATTCCCCGGCACACCGATCCTCGCCATCGATGTCTGGGAGCATGCCTATTACCTGGAATACCAGAATAAACGCGGTGATTACCTGAATGCCATCTGGAACGTGATCAACTGGGAAGAGGTCAGTAAGAGGTTTGCCGCGGCGAAGTAGAGCATGGGGGCATGGAAGCATGGAGGCATGGGAACTGCGAACCGCGAACCGCGAACTGGGAACCCCACCGGTCGACAGTATTAATTAGTTTATCGCAATCCTGATTGCTTTCCTGACCTCTCTTACCTTTCCGGCTTCCATGGATAAAAAGTAAATCCCACAGGGAAGGCATGATGTATCCCAGGTAAATTCATGGCTGCCCTTGGAAAGGCAACTGTCAACGATTGTTGCTATGGCAATCCCGAAAACATTAACTATCTGCAGGTGTACTTCCGAACTTTCGGGAAGTGTAAACTGAATGCGTGCATATTTCTTGAAAGGATTCGGCGTAATTTGCAGATGGATGCCATTCCTCCGGGCAATGGGATCAAATAAGCCCGAAGCGTTGATGAGCGGCTTTCCGGCTTCTGTCCAGGCCGAATAGATCAACTCCGCCATCGCATGGGAAGCCCGGCTGAACAAAGGCACGGTGAAACTCATTGATTTCTCCCACAGGGCTTGTTTGTATTCAGAAGATGATGTATTCCCTGCCACACCCCGGGCATAATCATCCGCTTCCATCACTGAGTCGACATAAGTATAATTTGAATAGAGGTAGTTAAAAACATACCCGTTCACATCTGTGACAAATGAGATGTCATCTCCCGGATAATTGATCTGGCCTATGTAAGCATTGATCATGGTCGATTCATAGCGTGAATGGATGCCGTTGTTGCCGCTATATTGTCCGCTGTAGTTCCGGGTAATATGCAGGGGCATATGCGCGTCAGCCACATAGTGCCCCAGGTCGGATGCAAAAAGGACCGCTTTCGCCCAGTCGCGGCGGAGAAAACAATCCACCAGCGAATCATAGGTCGTCAGCGTTGCCCAGGGCAATACCCCCTGGTCGATCACAAAGGACTCTCCATATAAAGCTACCACTGAATCATATGTCTGGGGAATCCTTCCTTCTGTGAGAAACCCGGGATAGTTATCGATATCGATATAATGCCGCGGCCCTTCGTTTGGGTCGGTTTCCTTACGGTCGTCGGCGTCTGAAGCATGTTCGGCAAGGGTAGTGGCCCAGGCTATGAACTGTTCCATTTCAAGGTTGAACGAAAGGGAAGCACAGTTGTTAATCTTATAATGCCCGGTATAGCCCCAGCTCATAAGGGCGAGAGACAGGGCAAGGAGGGAGAAGAGTATGATTTGTTGTTTTAGATATCGCATCAGATCTTTTAATTAATCAGCCAAATCTAAAGATTATTTCGAAGATGGAAGGTTTATTTTATTCACCACATAGGCACATAGAACATATTGATTAACACAATAGATTCTATGTGTTTTTCTCTTGTGCTCTATTGTGCCTATTGTGGTTAATTAAAGTATCTATTTAATAGCTATTTTTGATTAAAAAAAATGCGAACGCTTATTCTTACCATACTCATCTGCACTTTTACAACCCAGTCGTTTATAAGTTATTCCCAGCAAGCCCGCGGAACAATTGAAGACCTGGCTTCAACCCCTGATCTGGCCTGGAAATTTTCCTTACCGGCACCCGTTTTTTCTTCCCCTGCCCTTTCATCAGGATACCTGGTGTTTAGCAGTGCGGAAGGGATGGTTTATTGCCTTAAGGCTGGTGATTAATTCCTTATTTTTGATGGTTAATTGAAAAAGGCCTGGTGATAAACTGCGTAACAACAATTCACCGGTCAGGCAGGGTATCGTGTATAAACTGTGTAAAACACTGGTGATCTATCGAAACCCATTAAAAAAGTAAATCAGTGGACGCCGGACAATCCAAAGTAAAAAGCAAAAACATAAAAGATCTGTGGCTCCAATTGCACGCTAAGCTTAAAGCATTTATCTTGAATAAAGTACGGGATGAAGCCGCCGCTGAAGATCTGCTGCAGGAAATATTCATCAGGATTCATACCAGAATAGACACTCTTCAGAATGATTCAAAGATCCAGGCCTGGATCTATCAGATAACGCGCAATTTAATTTCCGACTATTTTATAAAAATTAAAAAGGAAAAGCAGCAATTGCCCGATCCCGACACGGAAGAACAGGATTCCTCCACCGAATATATGGCTGAAGCCTTGCGGGATATGGCCAACATGATGGATGATCTGCCGCCGGAATATTGTGAAGCATTGTGCCTTACCGAACTGGGAGGCATGAGCCAGAAATTGTATGCCGAAAAAATCGGTATCTCTTACTCCGGGGCAAAATCAAGGGTGCAAAGAGCCAAAATCATGATGAGAAATATGCTGATGAAATGCTGCCATTATCAATTCGATAAATACGGCACGGTCTTCGACATCCATCCCAAAAATTGCTGCTGCTGCCAGATGAGTGAAGAGTGAATAACGAAAAGTGAAAAGTTTTTGTTTTTCACTAGTTAAATGTTCTGCGTCTTTTTTGAAGACACCCCGTCTACATGAAAAAGGAAGTGTCTAATCTTAAAAGTTATCAAAATGGAACAGATCATTAAAATAGCAGGCTACATACTTGAATCATTCATCCACATCTGGCCTTACCTCTTGATAACAATACCACTGGCAGTGGTAGTCCAACAAACCGGGGCGGCAAAGCTGATTCATAAAGCGCTGAGCAAAAAACCCCTGGTTTCAATATTACTTGCAACGCTTGTCGGTGCCTTGAGCCCGTTTTGTTCCTGCGGGGTGATCCCGGTGATTTCCTCTTTGCTGATCGGGGGTGTGCCGCTTGCTCCTGTCATGTCATTCTGGATCGCCTCGCCTTCCATGGATCCCGAAATATTTTTCCTGAGCACAGCGGCAATTGGCTGGGAATTGTCGGTCTGGCGGCTGGCGGCCACCTTTGCAATCAGCCTGTCAGCCGGTTATATCACGTATCTCCTGGTACAGCAAGGCCTTCTCGGTAAAAATATTTTACGCACAAAAAATGTCGTAGTCCAGTTATCAGCTCTTCATCATTCCAATAAAAGTAAAGTGGCAGTAAATTGTTGTATTGCGGGAGAACAAGTGAATTCATGTCATTGTACTGAAATAACTGAAATGCCACCAAATCACCAAAACACTAAACATCACCAAAAAGTCAATATTAAACAAACAACTTTTGTGGGTTTTGGTGCTTTAGTGCTTTGGTGCCAGAAAATAAACTGCAAAAAACTGTTGAAAGAAACCTGGCAGGCCACCTCAATGGTGCTAAAATTCATGGGGATTGCATTTTTTATCAATGCCCTGATTACTTTTTATATTCCGCAGGACTTTCTTATTGATATTTTGAACGGCGACGGCGCTTTTTCAGTCGTTGTTGCCACTCTGGCTGGAATTCCCGCCTATACGACAAATATTACTGCATTGCCCCTAATAAGCGGGTTACTTAAACTTGGCATGAATCCCGGTGCTGCCCTTGCATTTTTAATCGCCGGGCCGGTAACGACTTTGCCTGCAATGGTTGCGGTTTGGGGTATTGCAAGTCGCAAAGTTTTCCTGTTATATTTATCGTTTTCGATTTTGGGATCTCTTCTGACAGGGTTGTTATTCAATATGGTAAATTGAAATAACATGCGTCTATCTGTCGTCCCGGGACTTACAATGATTCACCCTCTTTCTTACCCCGGATTTCATCCGGGGCTATTTTCACATCGCCCTTGCAGGACGTCAATGCGGACTCGTCTATGACCCATAAATAGAAATCGCTCTTTGCGAAGCTTTGCTTATTCTAAGCACAACTTGGCTTGATAACTCAAATATGTGAAGAATATGAATGCCAAAAAATGTATTTAAACCACTTTTTCTTAATTTTATGATGAATATTAAGAACCCTTATTTACATCATAACTTTTATCTCAATTCCACCATGAAACCATACAAAAATTGCCAGAGCTGCGGCATGCCAATGAAAAGGGATGCTGCCGGCGGCGGCACCAATGCCGACGGTACGAAAAACCTGATGTTTTGCAGCCATTGTTATAAGCTTGGGGCTTTTACTTCGCCCGATATGACAGTGGGTGAAATGAGAATCCGTGTTAAAGGGAAATTGAAAGAGATGGGATTCCCCGGGTTTCTGACCGGTTTCTTTACTTCGAATATTCCACGCCTGGAGCGGTGGAAAAATTAACAATTTCACTATGCCCGGCAAACATCAACCCAAACAGGCAAAAGACTGGAAAGACCGACTGGGGATCGTTTATTCGACCAACCCCGATTTTATTTTTGATAAAGGAAAAGGTGAAGAGCCGGATACCCTGCCCCCACAGCAGCAAAACCTGCTGGTCAGACTTGACCGTAAGCAGCGGAAAGGCAAATCGGTCACACTGATAAAAGGCTTTATTGGAAATGAGGAAGACCTGAAAGAGCTGTCGAAAAAGCTGAAATCCAGATTTGGAG encodes the following:
- a CDS encoding alpha/beta fold hydrolase gives rise to the protein MIKDRVESLVIQKQGSFAVGGTVISNPGTFNPYTRTPAGQTFHGDHAYIVYQIPEKPRKFPLVFWHGFGQFSKTWETTPDGREGFQNIFLRRGFGVYLIDQPRRGNAGRSTVAATITPTADEQEWFGTFRIGIWPDYFPGVQFAKDPETLNQYFRQMTPNTGPFDMEVISDAVSELFNKIGQGILVTHSQSGGPGWLTAVKNQQVKAVVAYEPGSNFIFPEGEVPPPIHSSAGPLAAIGVPMSDFMKLTKIPIIIYYGDNIPDQPMGNPGQDGWRARLEMARLWRDAVNRYGGDVTVVHLPEIGIHGNTHFPFSDLNNVEIADLLSKFLHDKGLD
- a CDS encoding amidase, producing MCKRFNKIKNSLLICILLVTIISCQPYADHPKAVQTAQLNLEEITITQLQQGYREGKFTITDVVEAYLERIDAIDKNGPQLNSIIVINPDALQIAAELDKEMAAGKTRGPLHGIPIILKDNIDTRDKMATTAGATALRNSYPLKDSWVAKKLKEAGAIIIAKSNLSEWANFRASLSSSGWSGVGGQTKNPYVLDRNPCGSSSGSGVAVSANLCALAIGTETDGSIVCPSNNNGIVGLKPTVGLISRSGIIPISFTQDTPGPMGRTVEDVAISLGSLTGIDSTDSKTLNSAGNYQTDYTQYLKKDGLKGKRIGLLKESMGFHYKVDILMDQTVAYLKSQGAEVIELEFALPAAVEKASLRVLFFEFKDGLNKYFTSLGNDSIVKSLSKLIAFNKSDSTELRYFDQKLLEMAEEKGDLESPEYMEALATMLKGTREEGIDKLMNEYSLDAIMVPTGSPAWKTDLVDGDHYMGGNSSFAAIAGYPNITVPMGFIDELPVGVSFFGRAWSEPILLEIAYGFEQGTKIRKAPKFIKTD
- a CDS encoding class I SAM-dependent methyltransferase: MSAKKKNHKVDSKEVGLELGLLVFKFFLKTEYLHYGYFIDGLEADAANLKKAHENYAELLFSHIPKGTKTILDVGCGSGKTAQQLLAKGFKVDCVSPSQILTAYAKKLLGDKVDFFQCKFEDIITDKKYDLVLFSESFQYIPMDKSIPRALELLNPGGYIMVSDFFNADPDGKSKLGGGHDYYQWLKFKESYAIKTLVEKDITAETSLTIDIVNQLNTEVLKPVWTSAWALGEDRFPAIIKFVRKFYKKKISKMENKHFTGQRNGELFRKYKKYMFYLFQAGK
- a CDS encoding NAD(P)/FAD-dependent oxidoreductase, which encodes MERKKVIIVGGGFAGIQLIEHLDQDLFDVLLIDKLNHHQFQPLFYQVATSQLEPSSISFPFRKIFQERKNTQIRMAEVLSVDPPSNTISTSIGSFKYDFLVLATGCKTNFFGIESLEKNTFSLKTTYDAIKIRNTILQSFEDLLSIDESEKEYLLNIVIVGAGPTGVELAGAFAEIKKNILPKDYPLIDFKNLKIILLEGSGHTLNSMSNMARNTSEKYLKTMGVIVKTNVFVSDYDGKIITLNNGESIKTRRVIWAAGVTGNIIKGIDKKVIVLNGRMIVDRHNLVKGCSNIYAIGDIAYMETPAYPKGHPQVANVAINQARNLAKNLKSLLKNKPLREYEYRNMGSMATIGKNKAVVDLPFIRFQGYFAWFVWMFLHLMLILSIRNKLIVFFNWAINYFTKDTSLRLILQEKNQDK
- a CDS encoding transcriptional repressor, coding for MKTDRIKSLLQNNGLKVTPQRLAVLEAVSELKNHPTADQINEYIRTNHPNIATGTVYKTLETFVGKGMIKKVKTEKDIMRYDAILEKHHHLYSSESERIEDFYDQELNQLIDNYFKNKDIPNFKIEDIKLQIIGKFTDSKNFKNHT
- a CDS encoding catalase, yielding MAKKKLTTASGRPFFENEDSMTAGPRGPILLQDFHLHEKLAHFNRERIPERVVHAKGTGAFGKFTITYDITKFTRAKLFSKVGNECRILIRFSTVGGEKGSADTERDPRGFAVKFYTEEGNWDLVGNNTPVFFLKDPKKFPDFIHTQKRDPKTNLKSPTMMWDFWSLNPESLHQVMILFSDRGTPYSYRNMHGFGSHTFSMIDAKNERVWVKFHLKTQQGIKNFSGPQADEMRGKDPDWAQRDLVEAIGKGDFPKWNMKIQVMTEAQAKTFRWNPFDLSKIWPHSEYPLIDAGVLELNEIPANYFADVEQAAFAPSNTIDGIGLSPDKMLQGRILAYPDAHRHRLGPNFEQIPVNRPISPAHNHQRDGMMSVDGNGGSSPNYFPNSFDDIVADPNYKEPPLKLGWDVADTYNRNENDDDHFTQPGLLFRKVMTEQERHNTINNFIGAMSGVAGPKRDEIILRQLNHFHKADAELAAKVAQGLNFTFKP
- a CDS encoding superoxide dismutase, giving the protein MPFTKAQHVTGPFQLTPLPYAYDALEPYIDAQTMEIHHTKHLQAYVNNLNAAVKGTEAEKMTLEQIMASTKKFDIKVRNNVGGVYNHNLYFANLSPKGGGQPTGELATAIKIAFGNFDNMKTQLNNAGLTRFGSGWAWLYVTKDHKLAICSTPNQDNPLMDIAEFPGTPILAIDVWEHAYYLEYQNKRGDYLNAIWNVINWEEVSKRFAAAK
- a CDS encoding PQQ-binding-like beta-propeller repeat protein, with protein sequence MRTLILTILICTFTTQSFISYSQQARGTIEDLASTPDLAWKFSLPAPVFSSPALSSGYLVFSSAEGMVYCLKAGD
- a CDS encoding sigma-70 family RNA polymerase sigma factor → MNKVRDEAAAEDLLQEIFIRIHTRIDTLQNDSKIQAWIYQITRNLISDYFIKIKKEKQQLPDPDTEEQDSSTEYMAEALRDMANMMDDLPPEYCEALCLTELGGMSQKLYAEKIGISYSGAKSRVQRAKIMMRNMLMKCCHYQFDKYGTVFDIHPKNCCCCQMSEE
- a CDS encoding permease, with amino-acid sequence MEQIIKIAGYILESFIHIWPYLLITIPLAVVVQQTGAAKLIHKALSKKPLVSILLATLVGALSPFCSCGVIPVISSLLIGGVPLAPVMSFWIASPSMDPEIFFLSTAAIGWELSVWRLAATFAISLSAGYITYLLVQQGLLGKNILRTKNVVVQLSALHHSNKSKVAVNCCIAGEQVNSCHCTEITEMPPNHQNTKHHQKVNIKQTTFVGFGALVLWCQKINCKKLLKETWQATSMVLKFMGIAFFINALITFYIPQDFLIDILNGDGAFSVVVATLAGIPAYTTNITALPLISGLLKLGMNPGAALAFLIAGPVTTLPAMVAVWGIASRKVFLLYLSFSILGSLLTGLLFNMVN